Proteins from a single region of Verrucosispora sp. NA02020:
- the phoU gene encoding phosphate signaling complex protein PhoU: MRDEFRADLETVSQMLVEMAEGVRAALRQATRALLTADRQAAESVIAGDAGIDALYRQVEERVCDLLARQAPVASDLRAMITALHVAADLERMGDLADHVAKTALRRHPSPAVPAELRPVFTDMAGIADRMAEKIASVLARPDATVAAELDSDDDAMDELHKGLFGVLLGEDWPYGVETAIDATLLGRFYERFADHAVNSGEHVVYLITGEPVTPA, from the coding sequence ATGCGCGACGAGTTCCGGGCCGATCTCGAGACGGTCAGCCAGATGCTGGTGGAGATGGCCGAGGGGGTGCGGGCGGCGCTGCGCCAGGCCACCCGGGCCCTGCTCACCGCCGACCGGCAGGCGGCCGAATCGGTGATCGCGGGGGACGCCGGGATCGACGCGCTCTACCGGCAGGTGGAGGAGCGGGTCTGTGACCTGCTGGCCCGCCAGGCACCGGTCGCGTCGGACCTGCGCGCCATGATCACCGCCCTGCACGTCGCCGCCGACCTGGAACGGATGGGCGACCTGGCCGACCACGTCGCCAAGACCGCGCTGCGCCGGCACCCGTCGCCGGCCGTGCCGGCGGAGCTGCGGCCGGTCTTCACCGACATGGCCGGCATCGCCGACCGGATGGCCGAGAAGATCGCCTCGGTGCTGGCGCGTCCCGACGCCACCGTCGCCGCCGAGCTGGACAGCGACGACGACGCGATGGACGAGCTGCACAAGGGGTTGTTCGGGGTGCTGCTCGGCGAGGACTGGCCGTACGGCGTGGAGACGGCCATCGACGCCACCCTGCTCGGACGCTTCTACGAGCGGTTCGCCGACCACGCGGTGAACAGCGGCGAGCACGTGGTCTACCTGATCACCGGCGAGCCCGTCACCCCGGCCTGA
- a CDS encoding phosphoglyceromutase — translation MTASEGPTVGTLVLLRHGESDWNAKNLFTGWVDVDLTAKGENEARRGGELLREHDLLPDVVHTSVMRRAIRTAELALNAADRHWIAVRRSWRLNERHYGALQGKDKKQTLNEYGEEQFMLWRRSYDTPPPPIADDDEWSQVGDPRYALLPTELMPRTECLKDVVDRMLPYWYDSIVPDILAGRTVLVAAHGNSLRALVKHLDQISDEAIAKLNIPTGIPLRYDLDPQLRPQTLGGTYLDPEAAKAAAAAVANQGR, via the coding sequence ATGACAGCTAGCGAGGGACCCACCGTCGGGACGCTGGTCCTGCTGCGGCACGGCGAAAGCGACTGGAACGCCAAGAACCTCTTCACCGGCTGGGTCGACGTGGACCTGACCGCGAAGGGGGAGAACGAGGCGCGCCGCGGCGGCGAGCTGCTGCGCGAGCACGACCTGCTCCCCGACGTGGTGCACACGAGCGTGATGCGCCGCGCCATCCGCACCGCCGAACTGGCGTTGAACGCCGCCGACCGGCACTGGATCGCGGTGCGCCGGTCGTGGCGGCTCAACGAGCGGCACTACGGCGCCCTGCAGGGCAAGGACAAGAAGCAGACCCTGAACGAGTACGGCGAGGAGCAGTTCATGCTCTGGCGCCGCTCGTACGACACCCCGCCGCCGCCGATCGCGGACGACGACGAGTGGTCGCAGGTCGGTGACCCGCGGTACGCGCTGCTGCCGACCGAGTTGATGCCCCGCACCGAGTGCCTCAAGGACGTCGTCGACCGGATGCTGCCCTACTGGTACGACTCGATCGTGCCGGACATCCTGGCCGGTCGGACCGTGCTGGTGGCGGCGCACGGCAACTCGCTGCGGGCGCTGGTGAAGCACCTGGACCAGATCAGCGACGAGGCGATCGCCAAGCTCAACATCCCGACCGGGATCCCGCTGCGCTACGACCTGGACCCGCAGCTGCGTCCGCAGACGCTGGGCGGCACCTACCTCGACCCGGAGGCCGCCAAGGCTGCCGCCGCCGCGGTGGCCAACCAGGGCCGCTGA
- a CDS encoding MFS transporter — translation MRAIRGWFRDTTGGLPTTFWYLWTGTLINRLGSFVLVFLAIYLTQERGFSASQAGLVIGAWGVGGAVGTTAGGTLTDRWGRRPTLLTAHLGAATMMLALGFARDLSTLAAGALLLGLFAEAARPAFGAMMIDVVPERDRLRAFSLNYWAINLGFACAAVLAGFAAQAGYLLLFVVNASTTLVTALIIFIRVRETRTVSVGMPRDGKRPGALRTILTDRVYLGFVALNLLGALVFLQHISMLPIAMADSGLSPATYGSVIALNGVLIVAGQLFVPRLIRGRNRSHVLALAAVVMGVGFGLTAFADVAWFFGLTVLIWTLGEMLNSPSNATLIAELSPGELRGRYQGVFSLSWQLAGAAAPILGGLVREQAGNATLWLGCAAIGAVMAVGHLVSGPARERRALALRTAGAAPVVTVQSTAPQPAAPQAAEPVATTRS, via the coding sequence GTGCGCGCGATACGGGGCTGGTTCCGGGACACCACAGGCGGTCTACCGACGACCTTCTGGTACCTCTGGACCGGAACGCTGATCAATCGCCTCGGCTCGTTCGTCCTCGTCTTCCTCGCGATCTACCTGACCCAGGAACGCGGCTTCTCGGCCTCCCAGGCGGGCCTGGTGATCGGCGCGTGGGGCGTCGGCGGCGCGGTCGGCACCACCGCCGGCGGTACGCTCACCGACCGGTGGGGACGGCGACCCACCCTGCTCACCGCCCACCTCGGCGCGGCGACCATGATGCTCGCCCTCGGCTTCGCCCGGGACCTGTCGACCCTCGCGGCGGGAGCGCTGCTGCTCGGCCTCTTCGCCGAGGCGGCCCGGCCGGCGTTCGGCGCCATGATGATCGACGTCGTGCCGGAGCGGGACCGGTTGCGCGCGTTCTCGCTCAACTACTGGGCGATCAACCTCGGCTTCGCCTGCGCGGCGGTGCTGGCCGGCTTCGCCGCCCAGGCCGGTTACCTGCTGCTGTTCGTGGTGAACGCGTCGACCACACTGGTCACCGCACTGATCATCTTCATCCGGGTACGGGAGACGCGCACCGTGAGCGTGGGGATGCCCCGCGACGGCAAGCGCCCCGGCGCCCTGCGCACCATCCTCACCGACCGGGTGTACCTGGGCTTCGTGGCACTGAACCTGCTCGGGGCGCTGGTCTTCCTCCAGCACATCTCGATGCTGCCGATCGCGATGGCCGACTCGGGCCTGAGCCCCGCCACGTACGGCTCGGTGATCGCGCTCAACGGGGTCCTCATCGTCGCCGGCCAGCTCTTCGTACCCCGGCTGATCCGGGGCCGCAACCGCTCGCACGTGCTCGCCCTGGCGGCGGTGGTGATGGGCGTCGGCTTCGGGCTGACCGCCTTCGCCGACGTGGCCTGGTTCTTCGGGCTCACCGTGCTGATCTGGACGTTGGGCGAGATGCTCAACTCGCCGTCCAACGCCACCCTCATCGCCGAACTCTCCCCCGGTGAGCTGCGTGGCCGATACCAGGGCGTCTTCTCGCTCTCCTGGCAGCTCGCCGGAGCCGCCGCACCGATCCTCGGCGGCCTGGTGCGGGAGCAGGCCGGCAACGCCACCCTCTGGCTGGGCTGTGCCGCCATCGGTGCCGTGATGGCGGTCGGCCACCTGGTCTCCGGACCGGCCCGGGAGCGGCGTGCGCTGGCGCTGCGGACCGCCGGTGCCGCCCCCGTGGTGACCGTCCAGTCGACCGCACCGCAGCCGGCGGCGCCCCAGGCGGCCGAGCCGGTGGCGACCACCCGGAGCTGA
- a CDS encoding MFS transporter has product MRAADQHERGTATGPRRWLADTAGGLPATFWYLWAGLLINRAGAFAMLFLSLYLTAARGASASLAGVVVGAYGAGGAIGVLLGGVLADRWGRRSTLVAAHLVTAGLMVALALSQHLAVIAALALLVGVTHSMPSPAFVAAIVDVVPEHRRSRAFNLQFWAFNLGMAVASLLAGLLAEASYVALFLVDAAATLATALLIAWKVPETMPARSTPPAGTAPPPPTSVRRRTRRPGLHTALTDRHFLVFVGLTFVLAVLTMQASTIMPLAMRADGLGPSAYGSVVALGGVLIVLGQLFVPRLIDRHRKGTVLAASTALLAVGFGALAFADRLAFYLGACVVWTVGSMLAAPPNAQINADLAPPALRARYQSVFYLAFPAASFVAPTLGGFSLQQWGDGHWLIVGALGLAAAGGHLLAGPARDRRVAALRRAPAEPVGTSVAAAS; this is encoded by the coding sequence GTGCGGGCCGCAGACCAGCACGAGCGCGGTACGGCCACCGGGCCGCGCCGCTGGCTCGCCGACACGGCAGGTGGACTGCCCGCCACCTTCTGGTACCTCTGGGCCGGGCTGCTGATCAACCGAGCCGGCGCGTTCGCGATGCTCTTCCTGTCGCTCTACCTGACCGCCGCCCGAGGAGCCAGCGCGTCGCTGGCCGGGGTGGTGGTCGGGGCGTACGGGGCCGGTGGGGCGATCGGGGTACTGCTCGGCGGGGTGCTGGCCGACCGCTGGGGCCGCCGGTCGACCCTGGTGGCCGCGCACCTGGTCACCGCCGGGCTGATGGTCGCGTTGGCACTGAGCCAGCACCTCGCGGTCATCGCGGCGCTCGCCCTGCTGGTCGGCGTGACGCACTCGATGCCCAGCCCGGCGTTCGTCGCGGCGATCGTCGACGTGGTGCCGGAACACCGCCGCTCGCGCGCCTTCAACCTCCAGTTCTGGGCGTTCAACCTGGGCATGGCGGTGGCCTCGCTGCTGGCCGGACTGCTGGCCGAGGCGAGCTACGTCGCGCTCTTCCTGGTGGACGCCGCCGCCACGCTGGCCACCGCGCTGCTGATCGCGTGGAAGGTCCCGGAGACGATGCCCGCCAGGTCCACACCACCGGCGGGTACGGCACCACCGCCGCCGACCTCCGTCCGGCGACGTACCCGCCGCCCCGGGCTGCACACCGCGCTCACCGACCGGCACTTCCTGGTCTTCGTCGGGCTGACCTTCGTGCTGGCGGTCCTGACCATGCAGGCGTCGACGATCATGCCGCTGGCGATGCGCGCGGACGGGCTCGGCCCCTCCGCGTACGGCTCGGTGGTGGCTCTCGGCGGGGTGCTGATCGTGCTGGGGCAACTCTTCGTACCCCGGCTCATCGACCGGCACCGCAAGGGCACCGTCCTCGCCGCCTCCACGGCGTTGCTGGCGGTCGGCTTCGGGGCGTTGGCGTTCGCCGACCGCCTCGCCTTCTACCTGGGCGCCTGCGTGGTCTGGACGGTCGGCTCCATGCTCGCCGCGCCGCCGAACGCGCAGATCAACGCCGACCTGGCCCCACCGGCGCTGCGGGCCCGCTACCAGTCGGTGTTCTACCTGGCCTTCCCGGCGGCGTCGTTCGTGGCGCCGACGCTCGGCGGCTTCAGCCTCCAGCAGTGGGGCGACGGGCACTGGCTGATCGTCGGCGCGCTGGGGCTGGCGGCGGCCGGCGGCCACCTGCTCGCCGGACCGGCCCGGGACCGCCGGGTGGCCGCGCTACGGCGGGCCCCGGCCGAGCCGGTCGGCACCTCGGTCGCCGCCGCATCCTGA
- a CDS encoding YbjN domain-containing protein, with translation MSDLGALIESVCAERELDWESTGPGSYVVTLPGTHKLKTICNLIVGEHALRIEAFVMRQPDERREELWAWLLQRNARMYGVSFSVDAVGDVYLTGRVNPAGVDADELDRLLGAVLTYADESFDTMLEIGFGSSIRREWEWRVKRGESTANLAAFAHLVEPSPQAEPSPQAEPVPHDEPAPYDEPLASRGKTSPQRDEPFGTFGDSERS, from the coding sequence ATGAGTGACCTTGGGGCCCTGATCGAGTCGGTCTGCGCCGAGCGGGAGTTGGACTGGGAGTCCACCGGCCCGGGGTCGTACGTGGTGACCCTGCCCGGTACGCACAAGCTCAAGACGATCTGCAACCTGATCGTCGGCGAGCACGCACTGCGGATCGAGGCGTTCGTGATGCGCCAGCCGGACGAGCGGCGCGAGGAACTGTGGGCGTGGCTGTTGCAGCGCAACGCCCGGATGTACGGGGTGTCGTTCTCCGTCGACGCGGTCGGCGACGTCTACCTGACCGGTCGGGTCAACCCCGCCGGTGTCGACGCCGACGAACTCGACCGGCTGCTCGGCGCGGTACTTACCTACGCCGACGAGTCCTTCGACACGATGCTGGAGATCGGCTTTGGCAGTTCGATCCGGCGGGAGTGGGAGTGGCGGGTCAAGCGGGGCGAATCCACCGCGAACCTCGCCGCCTTCGCGCACCTCGTCGAGCCGTCTCCGCAGGCCGAGCCGTCTCCGCAGGCCGAGCCTGTTCCGCACGACGAGCCTGCTCCGTACGACGAGCCGTTGGCGTCGCGGGGCAAGACGTCTCCGCAGCGGGACGAGCCGTTCGGCACGTTCGGGGATTCGGAGCGCTCCTGA
- the mshA gene encoding D-inositol-3-phosphate glycosyltransferase — MAEMHTGVGRQRGALPWPRPRRIATLSVHTSPLHQPGTGDAGGMNVYILEVARRLAEADVAVEIFTRATSGDLPPVVEVAPGVQVRHVMAGPLEGLTKEELPGQLCAFTAGVLRAEAARPPGHYDLIHSHYWLSGQVGWLAKERWGVPLVHTAHTLAKVKNARLAAGDRPEPKARVIGEEQVVAESDRLVANTEVEARDLIDRYDADPTRVAVVEPGVDLDRFRPLSGDREGATVAARTRLGLPVQGHLVAFVGRIQPLKAPDVLIRAIAALRDRDPVLAQEVAVVICGGPSGSGLDRPTALIELAATLGVADRVHFLPPRTGADLPLLYQAADLVAVPSYNESFGLVALEAQACGTPVVAAAVGGLVTAVRDQVSGVLVRGHDPVDWARTLGRLLPDRARRAELSVAAARHARDFSWHRTAASLLTVYGEAMAAHRARLTAELTASRAW; from the coding sequence GTGGCGGAAATGCACACCGGTGTAGGACGTCAGCGCGGTGCCCTGCCGTGGCCCCGCCCCCGGCGGATCGCGACGCTCTCGGTGCACACCTCACCCCTGCACCAGCCGGGTACCGGCGACGCGGGCGGCATGAACGTCTACATCCTGGAGGTCGCCCGGCGGCTCGCCGAGGCGGACGTGGCGGTGGAGATCTTCACCCGCGCCACCTCCGGCGACCTGCCCCCGGTGGTGGAAGTCGCCCCGGGCGTGCAGGTACGGCACGTGATGGCCGGTCCGCTCGAAGGACTGACCAAGGAGGAACTGCCCGGCCAGCTCTGCGCCTTCACCGCCGGAGTGCTGCGTGCCGAGGCGGCCCGCCCACCGGGCCACTACGACCTGATCCATTCCCACTACTGGCTCTCCGGCCAGGTCGGCTGGCTGGCCAAGGAGCGCTGGGGCGTACCGCTGGTGCACACCGCGCACACCCTGGCCAAGGTGAAGAACGCGCGGCTCGCCGCCGGGGACCGGCCGGAACCCAAGGCCCGGGTGATCGGCGAGGAACAGGTGGTAGCCGAGTCCGACCGGCTGGTGGCCAACACCGAGGTCGAGGCCCGGGACCTGATCGACAGGTACGACGCCGACCCGACCCGGGTCGCGGTCGTCGAACCCGGCGTGGACCTCGACCGGTTCCGGCCGCTCTCCGGCGACCGGGAGGGCGCCACCGTCGCCGCCCGTACCCGGCTCGGCCTGCCCGTCCAGGGCCACCTGGTCGCCTTCGTCGGCCGGATCCAGCCACTCAAGGCCCCGGACGTGCTGATCCGCGCGATCGCAGCGCTACGTGACCGGGACCCGGTCCTGGCGCAGGAGGTGGCGGTGGTGATCTGCGGCGGCCCCAGCGGCAGCGGACTGGACCGGCCCACCGCGCTGATCGAACTGGCCGCCACGCTCGGTGTCGCCGACCGGGTGCACTTCCTGCCGCCGCGCACCGGCGCCGACCTGCCCCTGCTCTACCAGGCAGCCGATCTGGTCGCGGTGCCGTCGTACAACGAGAGTTTCGGGCTGGTCGCGCTGGAGGCCCAGGCCTGCGGTACGCCGGTGGTGGCCGCCGCCGTGGGCGGTCTGGTGACCGCCGTACGCGATCAGGTCAGCGGCGTACTGGTCCGTGGGCACGACCCCGTCGACTGGGCGCGTACGCTCGGCCGCCTGCTGCCGGACCGGGCCCGCCGGGCCGAGCTGTCCGTGGCGGCGGCTCGACACGCTCGCGACTTCTCCTGGCACCGCACCGCCGCCAGCCTGCTGACGGTCTACGGCGAGGCGATGGCTGCCCACCGTGCCCGCCTCACCGCCGAGCTGACCGCGTCCCGCGCCTGGTAG
- a CDS encoding class I SAM-dependent methyltransferase — translation MATRASRPLGVVTRGTTNPNRLRRVDNWMVENCADALRAAPDPLVVDLGYGATPVTAVELRARLAARVRTDVRVVGLEIDPVRVDAAQPAADPPGLTFARGGFELAGLRPTVVRAFNVLRQYDESEVAAAWATVLAGLAPGGLLVEGTCDEPGRLGSWILLDSTGPRTLTLAARPTTLESPAELAERLPKALIHRNVPGEPIHDLIRALDDAWRAAAGYAPFGPRQRWLRAVSTVRTQGWPVLRRPREWRQGQLTIPWPAVAPRGRGQGRV, via the coding sequence ATGGCGACGCGGGCATCCCGGCCGCTCGGTGTGGTGACCCGGGGCACCACGAATCCCAACCGGCTGCGCCGGGTGGACAACTGGATGGTGGAGAACTGCGCGGACGCGCTGCGGGCCGCGCCGGACCCGCTGGTGGTCGACCTCGGGTACGGTGCCACGCCGGTGACGGCGGTGGAGCTGCGCGCCCGGCTGGCCGCGCGGGTCCGTACCGACGTGCGGGTGGTCGGGCTGGAGATCGATCCGGTACGCGTCGACGCCGCCCAGCCCGCCGCCGACCCGCCCGGACTCACCTTCGCCCGGGGCGGCTTCGAGCTGGCCGGGCTCCGGCCCACCGTGGTCCGCGCCTTCAACGTGCTGCGGCAGTACGACGAGAGCGAGGTGGCCGCCGCCTGGGCCACCGTGCTCGCCGGGCTGGCCCCGGGCGGCCTGCTGGTGGAGGGCACCTGCGACGAGCCGGGCCGACTCGGCAGCTGGATCCTGCTCGACTCCACCGGCCCTCGTACGCTGACCCTGGCCGCCCGGCCGACCACCCTGGAGAGTCCGGCCGAGTTGGCCGAACGGCTGCCCAAGGCGCTGATCCACCGGAACGTGCCAGGCGAGCCGATCCACGACCTGATCCGGGCTCTCGACGACGCCTGGCGGGCTGCCGCCGGCTACGCCCCCTTCGGCCCGCGCCAACGTTGGCTGCGCGCGGTCTCCACGGTCCGCACCCAGGGCTGGCCCGTGCTGCGCCGCCCCCGCGAGTGGCGTCAGGGCCAGCTGACGATCCCCTGGCCCGCCGTCGCCCCGCGAGGCCGCGGGCAGGGACGCGTGTAA
- a CDS encoding UDP-N-acetylmuramate dehydrogenase, translating to MFDAYAQPTVATEPASTGDLAQYTTLRLGGPARRIVTATTEDEIVARVREAQDDVLLLAGGSNVVVGDAGFPGTVVLVRSRGLRVLAEDEANVTVRVEAGEPWDDLVAATVANGWSGLECLSGIPGSTGATPIQNVGAYGQEVADTIVGVQVYDRVTGEMTTVPTVDCGFAYRASVFKYSQRLVVLSVDFRLTRSPLSGPVRYAELARTLGVSVGDRVPAAQARATVLRLRAGKGMVLDPTDPDTRSVGSFFTNPVLDTAGYELLRQRAADIGEPPAWPGAGDRVKISAAWLIDKAGFGKGHPGPEGVAISSKHTLALTNQSGTASTDALITLAREIRDTVEARFAVTLHPEPVLVNCTI from the coding sequence GTGTTCGACGCCTACGCCCAGCCGACAGTCGCCACTGAACCCGCCAGCACCGGCGATCTGGCGCAATACACGACATTACGCTTGGGTGGCCCGGCTCGCCGGATCGTCACCGCCACCACCGAGGACGAGATCGTCGCCCGGGTACGCGAGGCGCAGGACGACGTTCTCCTGCTCGCGGGCGGTAGCAACGTGGTGGTCGGCGATGCCGGCTTCCCCGGCACCGTGGTCCTCGTCCGGTCCCGGGGACTGCGCGTGCTCGCCGAAGACGAGGCGAACGTCACCGTACGCGTCGAGGCCGGCGAGCCGTGGGACGACCTGGTCGCCGCGACCGTGGCCAACGGCTGGTCCGGGTTGGAGTGCCTCTCCGGCATCCCCGGCTCGACCGGAGCGACCCCGATCCAGAACGTCGGAGCGTACGGGCAGGAGGTCGCGGACACCATCGTCGGCGTACAGGTCTACGATCGCGTCACCGGAGAGATGACGACCGTCCCCACCGTGGACTGTGGCTTCGCGTACCGGGCCAGCGTCTTCAAGTACAGCCAACGGCTGGTGGTGCTCTCGGTCGACTTCCGACTGACCCGCTCGCCGCTGTCCGGCCCGGTGCGCTACGCGGAACTGGCCCGGACGCTCGGTGTCTCGGTCGGCGACCGGGTGCCGGCGGCCCAGGCACGCGCCACCGTGCTGCGGCTGCGCGCCGGCAAGGGCATGGTGCTGGACCCGACCGACCCGGACACCCGCTCGGTCGGCTCGTTCTTCACCAACCCGGTGCTGGACACCGCCGGCTACGAACTGCTGCGGCAGCGGGCCGCCGACATCGGTGAGCCACCGGCCTGGCCGGGCGCCGGGGACCGGGTCAAGATCAGTGCGGCCTGGCTGATCGACAAGGCGGGCTTCGGCAAGGGCCACCCCGGCCCCGAGGGCGTCGCCATCTCCAGCAAGCACACCCTGGCGCTGACCAACCAGTCCGGCACCGCCAGCACCGACGCCCTGATCACGCTGGCCCGCGAGATCCGCGACACGGTCGAGGCCCGCTTCGCCGTGACGCTCCACCCCGAACCCGTCCTCGTCAACTGCACCATCTGA
- a CDS encoding maleylpyruvate isomerase family mycothiol-dependent enzyme, translating to MSRLQGSKDFWIGALRTEGPAFAAAVAEAPPETPVLSCPGWTVADLALHLAGVYRWAHAIVGSGGTTAPERRAQPVEPVPGVTAAAQWQQAYDELMTLFDALDPEAPAWNWAPQPKKAGFWPRRMAHETAVHRWDAQLAIAAGEPVEAKLAADGVSEVLDTWLPAGRRAATGEWRGVVRLSASDAAQEWYLRLRGEGVALLDTGTILDHDDHHARVHVNATASDLLLALWGRVSFDTLTVAGDRALLEGIRAA from the coding sequence ATGAGCAGATTGCAGGGCAGCAAGGACTTCTGGATCGGCGCGCTTCGGACGGAGGGGCCGGCGTTCGCCGCTGCGGTGGCCGAGGCCCCGCCTGAGACACCCGTGCTCTCCTGCCCCGGCTGGACGGTCGCCGACCTGGCCCTGCATCTCGCCGGCGTCTACCGCTGGGCGCACGCGATCGTGGGTTCGGGCGGGACGACCGCACCGGAGCGCCGGGCACAGCCGGTCGAGCCGGTGCCGGGTGTGACCGCGGCGGCGCAGTGGCAGCAGGCGTACGACGAGCTGATGACCCTCTTCGACGCCCTCGACCCCGAGGCTCCGGCGTGGAACTGGGCACCGCAGCCGAAGAAGGCGGGCTTCTGGCCGCGTCGGATGGCCCACGAGACCGCGGTGCACCGCTGGGACGCCCAGCTCGCCATCGCCGCCGGCGAACCGGTCGAGGCCAAGCTCGCGGCCGACGGGGTGAGTGAGGTGCTGGACACCTGGCTGCCGGCGGGTCGGCGGGCGGCGACCGGGGAGTGGCGCGGCGTGGTGCGGTTGAGCGCGAGCGACGCCGCCCAGGAGTGGTATCTGCGGCTGCGTGGCGAGGGGGTGGCCCTGCTCGACACCGGCACCATCCTCGACCACGACGACCACCATGCCCGGGTACACGTCAACGCCACCGCGAGCGACCTGCTGCTGGCGCTCTGGGGACGGGTCAGCTTCGACACCCTGACCGTGGCGGGCGACCGCGCCCTGCTGGAGGGGATCCGCGCCGCCTGA
- a CDS encoding ABC transporter substrate-binding protein, with the protein MGTFPRHRLAAVALAAVGALLVTSGCGGGDDAEDGTTTLTVDVFGQFGYEELYKQYMDANPGVKIVERGTGGNLDEYSPKLTQWLAAGKGAGDVVAIEEGLMVEYKANPDNFVNLLDHGAADLKGNFLEWKWNQGLTADGQKLIGLGTDVGGMAMCYRTDLFDKAGLPTDREEVSKLWPTWQEYIATGEKFKAANTGAAFLDAATNTFNTIVLQTAGNAQGYHYYDTSDNLVVDSNPAVKQAWDTTMAIINAGLSGKYGSWSDEWVSAFKQSKFATIACPAWMTGVIEGNAGPEANGKWDIARVPGDGGNWGGSHLAVPRQSKNQEEAIKLVKFLTSAEGHIGAFKAKGPLPSSPQALEDSAITEATNAYFSGAPVGRIFGEGAKTLKPVYMGPKNQAVRTEVENAVRTVELGQRNPEQGWQDAIANAKKAAAK; encoded by the coding sequence ATGGGCACCTTCCCGCGCCACCGCCTCGCTGCGGTCGCCCTGGCCGCCGTCGGCGCGTTGCTCGTCACCAGCGGCTGCGGTGGCGGCGACGACGCCGAGGACGGCACGACAACCCTCACCGTCGACGTCTTCGGACAGTTCGGCTACGAGGAGCTGTACAAGCAGTACATGGACGCCAACCCCGGCGTGAAGATCGTCGAGCGGGGCACCGGCGGCAACCTCGACGAGTACTCGCCGAAGCTGACCCAGTGGCTCGCGGCGGGCAAGGGCGCCGGTGACGTGGTCGCCATCGAAGAGGGTCTGATGGTCGAGTACAAGGCCAACCCGGACAACTTCGTCAACCTCCTCGACCACGGTGCCGCCGACCTCAAGGGCAACTTCCTGGAGTGGAAGTGGAACCAGGGGCTCACCGCCGACGGCCAGAAGCTGATCGGCCTCGGCACCGACGTCGGCGGCATGGCCATGTGCTACCGCACCGACCTGTTCGACAAGGCCGGGCTGCCGACCGACCGCGAAGAGGTCTCGAAGCTCTGGCCGACCTGGCAGGAGTACATCGCCACCGGTGAGAAGTTCAAGGCGGCGAACACCGGTGCCGCGTTCCTGGACGCGGCGACCAACACGTTCAACACGATCGTGCTCCAGACCGCCGGCAACGCGCAGGGCTACCACTACTACGACACCAGCGACAACCTCGTGGTGGACAGCAACCCGGCGGTGAAGCAGGCCTGGGACACCACCATGGCGATCATCAACGCCGGGTTGTCCGGCAAGTACGGCTCCTGGTCCGACGAGTGGGTCTCCGCCTTCAAGCAGTCCAAGTTCGCCACCATCGCCTGCCCCGCCTGGATGACCGGGGTGATCGAGGGCAACGCCGGGCCGGAGGCCAACGGCAAGTGGGACATCGCCCGGGTGCCCGGTGACGGCGGCAACTGGGGCGGCTCGCACCTCGCCGTGCCGCGCCAGAGCAAGAACCAGGAAGAGGCGATCAAGCTGGTCAAGTTCCTGACCAGCGCCGAGGGCCACATCGGCGCCTTCAAGGCCAAGGGCCCGCTGCCGTCGTCGCCACAGGCGCTGGAGGACTCGGCCATCACCGAGGCCACCAACGCGTACTTCTCCGGCGCGCCGGTCGGCCGGATCTTCGGCGAGGGCGCCAAGACCCTCAAGCCGGTCTACATGGGCCCGAAGAACCAGGCCGTACGCACCGAGGTCGAGAACGCCGTGCGCACCGTCGAGCTGGGACAGCGCAACCCCGAGCAGGGGTGGCAGGACGCGATCGCCAACGCCAAGAAGGCCGCCGCCAAGTAG